A portion of the Pangasianodon hypophthalmus isolate fPanHyp1 chromosome 20, fPanHyp1.pri, whole genome shotgun sequence genome contains these proteins:
- the LOC117595665 gene encoding eukaryotic translation initiation factor 4 gamma 1 has protein sequence MMPSPHLFHPALPHCIYCPPAGMVMNPQACFIPSTMQLQPNPVAPAVGSHNGVKPGFLLDGVYYPTFQPPQQEALQKRERRLIKIEDPDENNRDITAEILGERTSPLTQPHSREVQSSSVDVAPAADVLPHDQQPVTFISDAPSSVPLAPAENKESDVVEASTPLTTTPPQEAEPTTAPVAEVKSELEKTRPSGQKRRKRTGQLLFCIPPMEEVRQKQAEKARKSAGKEENKTRSQEKRRRRPGQLLFCIPPIEEDQQPSTFTFISDAPSSAPLAPTENKESDVVEASTPLKTTPPQEAEPTTAPVAEVKSELEKEKRCRRPGQLLFGIPPIEEDQQPVTFISDAPSSAPLALPELKWSDIVKASLPPKTTPPQEAEPTTAPVAEVKRELEKTRPSGQKRRKRTGQLLFCIPPMEEVQQKQAEKARKSAGKEENKTRSQEKRRRRPGQLLFCIPPIEEDQQPSTFTFISDAPSSAPLAPTENKESDVVEASTPLKTTPPQEAEPTTAPVAEVKSELEKEKRCRRPGQLLFGIPPIEEDQQPVTFISDAPSSAPLALPELKWSDIVKASLPLKTTPPQEAEPTTAPVAEVKRELEKTRPSGQKRRKRTSQLLFCIPPMEEVRQKQAEKARKSAGKEENKTRSQEKHRRRPGQLLFCIPPIEEDQQPSTFTFISDAPSSAPLAPTENKESDVVEASTPLKTTPPQEAEPTTAPVAEVKSELEKVQQSHSVFYSIIYRNTTQEKPHKRVHFCLPPIEAEQEEEEKVNKPAVKKSQDEQVKPPAPVEPASAPLPSSAPLAPTELRWSDIVEASLPQTTTPPQEAEPTTAPVAEVKSELEKEKPHKRVRFCLTPVIIDEQKKTRSQEKPHKQVRFCLPLIEQEQEEAERACKMTGLVEPSAASPAVSDPETVLDLLPSSTPLASAEPKQTEIMKAPVPLPKDEMNTTLVRQGLRLRRVGQVQTAQEADVAKTPELSRLVRSMLDKTSETFDSILSVQNFQKEMEKITKLPINTEERLKGVMEIVYDKVVSALGQSIVCAEVCHHVKNVELPASEMLEAKMTFQKMLLSHCMDLFEKDFEQTQEQEEDQQHPNAEVKERARCLGNTMILGELFKRKMVTEQVMHDCISKLLKNPSEDNLDHFCCLMCNIDKDLDVELDKVVRTPLISAQSSLACVFVQPSCFSTQLPKIHQNNRPQSNSYRRGLKKFPANDDNNKADGQTGRSAKRRPRSRVQKNRQIRRKQQ, from the exons atgatgccatctccTCACCTGTTTCACCCTGCACTGCCCCACTGCATCTACTGCCCACCTGCAGGGATGGTGATGAACCCACAGGCCTGTTTCATCCCATCTACCATG CAGCTTCAGCCGAATCCAGTGGCCCCAGCTGTTGGATCACACAATGGAGTTAAGCCTGGCTTCCTGTTAG ATGGAGTGTATTATCCCACCTTCCAACCTCCTCAACAAGAAGCCCTGCAGAAAAGGGAGCGCAGAttg ATAAAAATTGAAGACCCTGATGAGAATAACCGAGATATTACGGCCGAGATCTTGGGAGAAAGAACGTCTCCACTGACACAACCTCAT tctagaGAAGTTCAGTCCAGCAGTGTAGACGTGGCTCCTGCTGCTGACGTTCTCCCACATG ATCAGCAACCTGTCACTTTCATTTCTGATGCTCCATCATCTGTACCTCTGGCTCCCGCAGAGAATAAAGAAAGTGACGTTGTAGAGGCATCTACACCTCTAACAACCACACCCCCACAGGAGGCGGAGCCTACCACAGCCCCTGTGGCAGAAGTGAAGAGTGAGCTGGAGAAG ACTCGTCCGTCAGGGCAAAAGCGACGCAAAAGAACGGGTCAGCTCCTCTTCTGCATCCCTCCGATGGAGGAAGTTCGGCAGAAACAGGCAGAGAAAGCCAGAAAGTCAGcaggaaaggaagaaaacaag ACTCGATCTCAGGAAAAGCGTCGTAGAAGGCCGGGTCAACTCCTTTTCTGCATCCCTCCGATCGAGGAAGATCAGCAACCCTCcacttttactttcatttctGATGCACCATCATCTGCACCTCTGGCTCCTACAGAGAATAAAGAAAGTGACGTTGTAGAGGCATCTACACCTCTAAAAACCACACCCCCACAGGAGGCGGAGCCTACCACAGCCCCTGTGGCAGAGGTGAAGAGTGAGCTGGAGAAG GAAAAGCGTTGTAGAAGGCCGGGTCAGCTCCTTTTCGGCATCCCTCCAATCGAGGAAGACCAGCAACCCGTCACTTTCATTTCTGATGCACCATCATCAGCACCTCTGGCTCTTCCAGAGCTGAAATGGAGTGACATTGTGAAGGCTTCCCTACCTCCAAAAACCACACCCCCACAGGAGGCGGAGCCTACCACAGCCCCTGTGGCAGAAGTGAAGCGTGAGCTGGAGAAG ACTCGTCCGTCAGGGCAAAAGCGACGCAAAAGAACGGGTCAGCTCCTCTTCTGCATCCCTCCGATGGAGGAAGTTCAGCAGAAACAGGCAGAGAAAGCCAGAAAGTCAGCAGGAAAGGAGGAAAACAAG ACTCGATCTCAGGAAAAGCGTCGTAGAAGGCCGGGTCAACTCCTTTTCTGCATCCCTCCGATCGAGGAAGATCAGCAACCCTCcacttttactttcatttctGATGCACCATCATCTGCACCTCTGGCTCCTACAGAGAATAAAGAAAGTGACGTTGTAGAGGCATCTACACCTCTAAAAACCACACCCCCACAGGAGGCGGAGCCTACCACAGCCCCTGTGGCAGAAGTGAAGAGTGAGCTGGAGAAG GAAAAGCGTTGTAGAAGGCCGGGTCAGCTCCTTTTCGGCATCCCTCCAATCGAGGAAGACCAGCAACCCGTCACTTTCATTTCTGATGCACCATCATCAGCACCTTTGGCTCTTCCAGAGCTGAAATGGAGTGACATTGTGAAGGCTTCCCTACCTCTAAAAACCACACCCCCACAGGAGGCGGAGCCTACCACAGCCCCTGTGGCAGAAGTGAAGCGTGAGCTGGAGAAG ACTCGTCCGTCAGGGCAAAAGCGACGCAAAAGAACGAGTCAGCTCCTCTTCTGCATCCCTCCGATGGAGGAAGTTCGGCAGAAACAGGCAGAGAAAGCCAGAAAGTCAGCAGGAAAGGAGGAAAACAAG ACTCGATCTCAGGAAAAGCATCGTAGAAGGCCGGGTCAACTCCTTTTCTGCATCCCTCCGATCGAGGAAGATCAGCAACCCTCcacttttactttcatttctGATGCACCATCATCTGCACCTCTGGCTCCTACAGAGAATAAAGAAAGTGACGTTGTAGAGGCATCTACACCTCTAAAAACCACACCCCCACAGGAGGCGGAGCCTACCACAGCCCCTGTGGCAGAGGTGAAGAGTGAGCTGGAGAAGGTACAACAATCACACAgtgttttttattcaattatttacagAAACACG ACTCAGGAAAAGCCCCATAAACGAGTCCATTTCTGCCTCCCTCCGATTGAGGCAGAgcaagaggaggaagagaaagtcAACAAGCCGGCAGTGAAGAAAAGCCAAG ATGAGCAAGTGAAGCCCCCGGCTCCTGTGGAACCTGCCTCAGCACCTCTGCCATCATCTGCACCTCTGGCTCCTACAGAGCTTAGATGGAGTGATATTGTGGAGGCTTCCCTACCTCAAACAACCACACCCCCACAGGAGGCGGAGCCTACCACAGCCCCTGTAGCAGAGGTGAAGAGTGAGCTGGAGAAG GAAAAGCCCCATAAACGAGTCCGTTTCTGCCTCACTCCCGTCATAATAGATGAGCAGAAAAAG ACTCGATCTCAGGAAAAGCCCCATAAACAAGTCCGTTTCTGCCTCCCTCTGATTGAGCAAGAGCAAGAGGAGGCAGAGAGAGCCTGCAAGATGACGGGGCTTGTGGAACCCTCTGCAGCGTCTCCGGCAGTGTCTGATCCTGAGACTGTCTTAGATCTGCTACCGTCCTCCACGCCTCTGGCTTCTGCAGAGCCTAAACAGACTGAGATTATGAAGGCTCCTGTACCTCTCCCAAAGGACGAGATGAATACg ACTCTAGTGCGACAGGGACTTCGGCTCAGAAGGGTGGGGCAAGTGCAAACAGCGCAAGAGGCAGATGTGGCTAAGACTCCGGAGCTGTCCAGGCTCGTGCGCAGCATGCTGGACAAAACTTCAGAAACATTCGACAGCATTCTGTCAGTGCAGAACTTCCagaaggagatggagaagaTCACTAAGCTTCCCATCAACACTGAGGAGAGACTCAAAGGGGTCATGGAGATCGTCTATGACAAAGTGGTTTCTGCACTCGGGCAGTCCATCGTCTGTGCTGAAGTGTGCCACCATGTCAAGAAC GTGGAACTTCCAGCCTCAGAAATGCTGGAAGCCAAAATGACTTTCCAAAAAATGCTGCTCAGCCACTGCATGGATTTGTTTGAGAAAGACTTCGAGCAGACGCAAGAACAG GAAGAAGACCAGCAACATCCGAATGCAGAAGTGAAGGAAAGAGCTCGCTGCCTCGGCAACACCATGATCCTCGGTGAACTTTTTAAGAGGAAGATGGTAACGGAGCAGGTCATGCACGACTGCATCTCCAAGCTGCTGAAGAATCCCAGCGAAGACAATTTGGATCATTTCTGCTGCCTGATGTGCAACATCGACAAGGACCTGGATGTGGAACTGGATAAGGTAGTGCGCACTCCGCTTATCTCTGCGCAGTCCAGTCTCGCTTGTGTCTTCGTCCAACCAAGTTGTTTCTCTACTCAGCTCCCCAAAATCCACCAAAACAATCGGCCTCAGAGCAACAGCTATAGAAGGGGACTCAAGAAGTTCCCCGCAAACGACGATAACAACAAG gcagacGGACAGACAGGCAGGTCTGCAAAGCGTAGGCCTCGCTCTCGTGTGCAGAAGAACAGACAGATCAGACGAAAGCAGCAGTGA